Below is a genomic region from Salvelinus fontinalis isolate EN_2023a chromosome 2, ASM2944872v1, whole genome shotgun sequence.
GGAAATGTGAAATAACACAAATAAGAGGCCACTTGACCATGCCAAAATGAAGATCTATGAactgtttgtttttttgtgtggAGGGAGGCAGGTGCAGTGTTCTcagtttataaaaaataaagggAGGGTAAACTCTTCCTTGTTTGGCCCGCCCTTGTCTTAAGTCCAGACACAAGTGAATGTGATGTCCAGTCATagtgcccagcctgctctccatCACTGGGGGGCCTCTGTGTTCCCTGGCTGAGGGCCTGTCTCAGGGAGCTCCAGCTTTTCACACTTAGTCAGTTTCAGGGTTAAGTGCTGGGAGATCTCATTGGGGTCGGTGTACAGTGCAGCAGGGACGTTCTGGAAGACAAGAAGGGAGATTTTGCAAATGACTAACCCTTTACAATAGCGGTATGATAGTATCAGCTGCACAGTGACATGCATGAATGATTTGGACAATATGTTTTAGACAAAACCATACATACTTTTTGGCAAAGTATGGAAATGCTGATCACTTGTGGTTAAAAGTGACCTGAGATTGGAAGTTCAAACCCTGGCCGAGTCATACCAAAGGCCTTATAGTTGAAGGCTCTTTCCTTGAGTCATAAAAttgcattgaaattacttagaCGCGGTGCAGTTTGGAGGTGCGGCCACTTGGGAGACAAAAGTTAGACCTCTCGCTCAAACCATTGTAATCGTTTTATCTTATCCTGCACCTACTCCAAAATGTCAATGAATATtcttatgttactgaatgtatccagagtattttcagatttcgtgATTGACTAATGCTGTGAAAAGTTCAGCAAATGTAAAACGCCCATCAACAGTTTAATGTTTGGATTCAATCCtctgtcaggtgaactgttgtgtcctcacctttggtGAGATAATTTCCCCATAATCTTCAAAGTGTTCTTGTTCAAATGCTACACTGGTCAGACATGTTTTTTCCACGAGTGTAAGGGGGTTTAAGGATCTGAGGCATCAGTGCTTCAAGCTTTCAGGAAGGAGACGATACTAAACTTACTCTGACTTGCCAGCTGACTTCCGCTACACATGTACTCTCCAAACAGAAAACACAATTCTCACCTGCAATTCTGAAATGTTGCTTTCTCGAGTACTATACTCTCTGATCATGTAATTCTTTCCAGCCTGTAAAGAAAACCAGGGTAAGTGATGACTCATTTCATAAGTAGGCCTAGCCATTTCATTGTTGAACTTCTTAACAGTGAATATTGTCCATTTCCTGCTAAAGACATCCACAGAATATGACTGCCATGCACATCCACTCTGGTGGTTAATCGATTGTCATTTCTCAGGACAGCACAGTCACACTTGCCTCGTGGTAGAGCCGCGTGTCGTTTATACGGATCAGAACTCCATCCACTCGCAGGAAGAACCTCAGAAGCAGGAAAAAACTGGTGGGCATCACTCTCTGTATCACACATGTGGGTAACAAGAGGATAAGTCATTCTTCAAAACCTCATCAGCCTCTCAGAGGCAAGCATTTCAGGAAATGCATTTAACATAAGTAGTTGAATAGGAAAATTGCCTTTTTTATTCCTGGTCTTACAGCCCCCCCAAGAGCATGTCCTTTGGTGCTTGTCACGGAGACAGACATATGGGGCGATGTCATCATAAAGTGTCAGTTCCTGTCTGAAATTACCACTCACTATTTTGACGCTGATCATGGACACTCCGTGGTCGTGCAGCTCGTCCTCAAACAAAAGCACGTCGTCGAAGAACATGATCTGCTCTCGCGCCTTCAGCTTCTCCATGTCAATGCGCTCCGACGTTTCTGTCGCCTGATGGAATAGCAGgtgtgtattcattagtgcacaccataGCAAAAATAAAGTATTTTGCCACGAAAATAAAAGTTTCTTATTAGACACATTCAGGTAGGACCCTCCCCATTTCAGCCCGTTTCATTCCTAGTGAATGCCCCCCAGACAAGAGACATCTTGAGACCAAAATGTTTTAGAATATTAAGCCTATGCGGAAAAACTATTGCGTTCCAGACTAACTACATTGCAGTCGTTGCATTTCATCAACCGATGGTTGTGTGACACATCCTTAACGGCGCAGTCGGGCGTCAGACTGCCATATCATATGGCGTGGTTAGATGACATGTTAATCACCTATCCAAGCAATGTGAGATCTGGCAGGCATCTGCAATAAATAAAGTCTGCCTTAAACACAGCCAATGACTTAGGAGAAAATCTTCCACTTAGTCATGCATCGATGTCAATGTGAGTCTAAGTTAAATTTGGACTTAGAAGTTAAGATTTGTCCCTTATTTTGTCATGTTTGCGTTTGGTATATTGTGGTGTATCCACAGTGTGAACCGAGAAGCCTCTCACCGTCATCTGCAGGTCCTCTCCTAACAAGGTGCCTCTGTAGTCTGTGGTATATGTCCAGTCGTAGTGTTTCACTACCTCTTTGGAGTGTTCAGAATCAGCCCTGGGAATACAGCCACATCCACTCACTGAGATCATTCTCCATAATAGGACTGATTAGGACTAAACAATTTAAAAATGCCACAGTTTTTTCTACTTCAACAGCAGGTGGCTAGTGTATTATCACAGAGGTCTTATGATATGGGTTGTACCTGCTCTCTTGCCATTCCTGTGCACAGGCCACTTTCACAGAGTCATgcatgttgttgaccctcttgAGGGCATCGATGGCATTGAACTCAATGCCATAGCCGTCTGTGTGCTGGATGCGTAGAATGTTGTCCCCAAACAGCATCTCTGGGAGCGAGGGCATGTGCATCTCCTCCCCTAACCTGGGACGAAACTGTCAAGATTGAAACCTGCACAACTAACCTCAATGTAGCTTAGTTGGTAAATTGTCGAAATTTGAATGACTAAAAGTAAGTCTAAGTCGATAAACAAGCTCCCCAATGTAGACTAAACCTTAAGAACATTAAACAGAGAATTAAAAAGACAAAGTATTTGTCACAAAATTTTGACACAAAATACTTGGAATAGCTTACCGTTCAATGTCCTTGGACTTCATTATGTGGGTTTTTGCAGCAGTCACTTTCCATGGTCCGAATGTGAAGTCTTGCTTACTGCTCTTAAACCCATGGGTCATCATGGCTGACAAATTGGCAAACATCAactgtaaatacagacaccaaacCCATCAGAGACAGAAGTAAAGGACGTCACGATAGCCTAGACAGCCAATAGTGGCCGCTAGATCTGCACTGTCTAGGATTTATGTGTATTCCCGGTATTACACTAGTGTCCCAGTGGACCGGCTGGTAAATAAAACATCCGTCATTCGGGCTTCTACGGCATCATTTTCCTCATTTTCCAGCTTTAATGGTGAGCCGTTGGGTAAAAATGGTACAAATGTGTAATGTCTTAATAAAACaaattttccaccaccattttcAGATTCTGACAACTTATGCCCCACACGGATTTCCTTACGCTGTAGGTCATGTTTACGGAGTCTTGCCCCGCTACTGAACAGACAAGTGTAAGTTAGTGTTTGTAACGAAAGATGAAAAAGAGCCTGTCTTGTCAGAGATGGCATTTGTTTTGTACAAATGCTAAATATGACATTTTCATTCAAGACAGGATAAATATATTGTTTCAGGTgataaaacatgttttgtttagtTACTTTTTCATCAACTTGTTTGTCTAACTTTATAGCAAGTCAAGCTACCTTGCACTGcagagcagctagctagctaaaagctaGGTTGATGATACCACTGTAGCAACCTCCACCTAATAATTATCATAAAATCAAACATCTTTACCATCACAATAAACTAACGGGAGGCAACAGCCATAATATAGTTGGCTTAACAGGCAATGTAACATTACTATTAAAATAGTACTCACAGGAAT
It encodes:
- the LOC129819982 gene encoding TIP41-like protein, which codes for MFANLSAMMTHGFKSSKQDFTFGPWKVTAAKTHIMKSKDIERLGEEMHMPSLPEMLFGDNILRIQHTDGYGIEFNAIDALKRVNNMHDSVKVACAQEWQESRADSEHSKEVVKHYDWTYTTDYRGTLLGEDLQMTATETSERIDMEKLKAREQIMFFDDVLLFEDELHDHGVSMISVKIRVMPTSFFLLLRFFLRVDGVLIRINDTRLYHEAGKNYMIREYSTRESNISELQNVPAALYTDPNEISQHLTLKLTKCEKLELPETGPQPGNTEAPQ